Proteins encoded in a region of the Saccharothrix ecbatanensis genome:
- a CDS encoding cation:proton antiporter — translation MALVLAFGLVLLLSVSLSGLAARTVLSTALMFLVAGALVGQGGFGLVDIPSDGVFVTGLADLALFTVLFTDGQRANVRALREGWRLSGRALGLAMPLTMVGIALPAHYLAGLDWTTSFLIGAILSPTDPVFASAIVGRTDVPMRLRRLLNVESGLNDGLALPFVLIFLATATGSDTDFATIGLELVLGLVFGVAIAAAVTLAWRLRILTAEPRLQALGPLAIGVIVYATCHLTHANPYLAAFAAGSALATMDRVTAESFEHFGDLLSETTKFAALLVFGALITPDRISHLTWGDWAVALIAILLVRPAAMMLSLLRTTLPPRERWVAAWFGPKGFASVVYVLLALQAGIPSGDHVFDLVAITIALSIVLHSSTDVPVAKALSVEPPDNLPTGQQEQQQPGKLEQG, via the coding sequence ATGGCGCTCGTATTGGCCTTCGGGCTGGTGTTGCTCCTCAGTGTGTCCCTCTCCGGCCTCGCCGCGCGCACGGTGCTGTCCACAGCGCTGATGTTCCTCGTGGCGGGAGCGCTGGTCGGGCAGGGCGGCTTCGGGCTGGTTGACATCCCGTCGGACGGGGTGTTCGTCACCGGGCTGGCCGATCTTGCCCTGTTCACCGTGCTGTTCACCGACGGCCAGCGCGCGAACGTGCGGGCGTTGCGGGAAGGGTGGCGGCTGTCGGGTCGGGCCCTCGGCCTGGCGATGCCGCTGACCATGGTCGGGATCGCGCTGCCCGCGCACTACCTGGCCGGTCTCGACTGGACCACGTCGTTCCTGATCGGCGCGATCCTCTCCCCCACCGACCCGGTGTTCGCCTCGGCGATCGTCGGGCGGACCGATGTGCCGATGCGGTTGCGCCGCCTGCTCAACGTCGAGTCCGGGCTGAACGACGGTCTCGCGCTGCCGTTCGTGCTGATCTTCCTGGCCACCGCGACCGGCTCGGACACGGATTTCGCCACCATCGGGCTGGAACTCGTCCTCGGGTTGGTGTTCGGCGTCGCGATCGCCGCCGCGGTGACGTTGGCGTGGCGGTTGCGGATCCTCACCGCGGAACCCCGGCTCCAGGCGTTGGGGCCGTTGGCGATCGGCGTGATCGTCTACGCGACCTGCCACCTGACGCACGCGAACCCCTACCTGGCCGCGTTCGCCGCCGGGTCGGCCCTGGCGACGATGGACCGGGTCACCGCGGAGAGCTTCGAGCACTTCGGCGACCTGCTCTCGGAGACCACGAAGTTCGCCGCGTTGCTGGTGTTCGGGGCGCTCATCACGCCGGACCGGATCTCCCACCTGACGTGGGGTGACTGGGCGGTCGCCCTGATCGCGATCCTGCTGGTGCGGCCGGCCGCGATGATGCTCTCCCTGCTGCGCACGACCTTGCCGCCACGGGAGCGGTGGGTCGCGGCGTGGTTCGGCCCCAAGGGGTTCGCGTCGGTCGTCTACGTGCTGCTGGCACTCCAGGCGGGCATACCGTCGGGTGATCACGTGTTCGACCTCGTCGCCATCACGATCGCGTTGTCGATCGTGCTGCACTCCTCGACCGACGTGCCGGTGGCCAAGGCGCTGAGCGTGGAACCGCCGGACAACCTGCCCACCGGGCAGCAGGAACAACAGCAGCCCGGCAAGCTGGAGCAAGGCTGA
- a CDS encoding SMI1/KNR4 family protein, whose protein sequence is MDLVDLWRPTGQAELDLVAASRWRAWPPRLPDQPIFYPVANRWYATKIAREWNVPAKGVGFVTRFSVRRDFLARYPVQQAGGREVLEHWVPAEDLDEFNANIVGPIVCEAEYRGPVADAEFDRAEAELGRPLPVAWRRYLQGESWFRSGWLGDTFVTLYTPLETVEANVAAHPGIAIIGDDGSGERLTFDLRQDPAPDVDAFVARLESGDISGRSA, encoded by the coding sequence ATGGACTTGGTGGACCTCTGGCGACCGACCGGACAGGCGGAACTGGACCTGGTCGCGGCGTCGCGGTGGCGGGCGTGGCCACCGCGACTGCCCGACCAGCCGATCTTCTACCCGGTGGCGAACCGCTGGTACGCCACCAAGATCGCGCGCGAGTGGAACGTGCCCGCCAAGGGCGTCGGGTTCGTCACCCGGTTCAGCGTGCGGCGCGACTTCCTCGCCCGGTACCCGGTGCAGCAGGCCGGCGGGCGTGAGGTGTTGGAGCACTGGGTGCCCGCCGAGGACCTGGACGAGTTCAACGCGAACATCGTCGGCCCGATCGTGTGCGAGGCCGAGTACCGGGGTCCGGTGGCGGACGCGGAGTTCGACCGTGCGGAGGCCGAACTCGGCCGTCCGCTGCCGGTGGCGTGGCGGCGTTACCTCCAGGGCGAGTCGTGGTTCCGCAGCGGTTGGCTGGGCGACACCTTCGTCACCCTCTACACGCCACTGGAGACGGTGGAGGCGAACGTGGCCGCTCATCCCGGCATCGCGATCATCGGCGACGACGGCTCCGGCGAACGCCTCACGTTCGACCTGCGGCAGGATCCGGCGCCGGACGTGGACGCGTTCGTGGCGCGGTTGGAGTCCGGCGACATCTCGGGAAGGTCGGCGTGA
- a CDS encoding xanthine dehydrogenase family protein molybdopterin-binding subunit gives MNRRTFLGGVLVVSAPIALPASSEAAGEFAPNVFVRLDDRGRVTATVPKPDSGQGVRTMVALLVAEELAVGLDDVRLEQAHGDTERFGQQGVGSSFSARQLTEPIRTAAATARCLLVAAAAKRWGVPVAECTARDGMVRHGRRALRYRSLVRDAAALDPATVPVTLTPREQWRLLGRSHAGRVDAKAIVTGKARYGIDTRPAGALVAVILRPQWIGAVVDTVDDSAARAVPGVVAVTTLAPVTEGQGGVAVIARSMPEALRGREALRVTWRGGTPDADSRVWLAELESALPAVPTAPGPVAFEAVYRLPLLAHAPMEPMNSTAHLTATGLTVWTPTQDPGSLRTVLAGQLALDPANVRVEPTLTGGAFGRRIDFDPVLEAIACSRAAGAPVSVLWTRDDDMRHDSYRPMSVHRLSAVVDASGVPTWRAHGIATWPLTVLPFFENPDIVKYNGDHFPYSVPGKLDVALRPAPLRTGFWRAVYAGHFQYAEENFLSALGQRAGLDQVDLRRRLLPADSRLRRALDAAAARAGSVRPGFSRGVACHDDYGSVIAVIADSSEGRVRRVTAAVDVGPALHLSGVRAQVEGAVMDAVSTVSGAQITVRDGRVVQSSFRDYAWARIDRAPDIDVVIVPSDAPIGGLGELAYPPAAAAIASATGQTVTGMPVGVEVG, from the coding sequence GTGAACCGCCGGACGTTCCTCGGGGGCGTGTTGGTCGTGTCGGCGCCGATCGCACTGCCGGCTTCCTCCGAAGCGGCCGGGGAGTTCGCGCCCAACGTGTTCGTGCGGCTGGACGACCGCGGCCGGGTCACGGCGACCGTGCCGAAGCCGGACTCCGGTCAGGGCGTGCGGACGATGGTGGCCCTGCTGGTCGCCGAAGAGCTGGCGGTCGGGCTGGACGACGTCCGGTTGGAGCAGGCCCACGGTGACACGGAGCGGTTCGGGCAGCAGGGCGTGGGCAGCTCGTTCTCCGCCCGACAGCTCACCGAACCCATCCGCACGGCCGCCGCGACCGCCCGCTGCCTGCTCGTCGCGGCGGCGGCCAAGCGGTGGGGTGTTCCGGTAGCGGAGTGCACCGCGAGGGACGGCATGGTCCGCCACGGGCGTCGGGCGTTGCGGTACAGGAGCCTGGTGCGGGACGCGGCGGCGTTGGACCCGGCGACCGTGCCGGTGACGCTGACCCCTCGCGAGCAGTGGCGGCTGCTGGGCCGCTCCCACGCCGGACGGGTGGACGCGAAGGCGATCGTGACCGGCAAGGCCCGGTACGGCATCGACACCCGTCCGGCGGGCGCGCTGGTCGCCGTGATCCTCCGTCCACAGTGGATCGGAGCGGTGGTCGACACGGTGGACGACAGCGCGGCGCGGGCGGTACCCGGTGTGGTCGCGGTGACGACGCTCGCCCCGGTGACGGAAGGTCAGGGCGGTGTCGCGGTGATCGCGCGGTCGATGCCGGAGGCGTTGCGGGGGCGCGAGGCGCTGCGCGTGACGTGGCGTGGCGGCACGCCGGACGCAGACAGCCGGGTGTGGTTGGCCGAGTTGGAATCCGCGCTGCCCGCCGTGCCGACGGCGCCCGGTCCGGTGGCGTTCGAGGCCGTCTACCGGCTGCCGTTGCTGGCGCACGCGCCGATGGAACCGATGAACTCGACCGCGCACCTGACCGCGACCGGTCTGACCGTGTGGACGCCCACGCAGGACCCGGGCAGCCTGCGGACGGTGCTGGCCGGGCAGTTGGCGCTCGACCCGGCGAACGTGCGGGTCGAGCCGACGTTGACCGGCGGCGCGTTCGGCCGGCGGATCGACTTCGACCCGGTGCTGGAGGCGATCGCGTGTTCCCGGGCAGCGGGCGCGCCGGTGAGCGTGCTGTGGACCCGTGACGACGACATGCGGCACGACTCGTACCGGCCGATGTCCGTGCACCGGCTGTCCGCCGTGGTGGACGCTTCGGGTGTGCCGACGTGGCGGGCGCACGGGATCGCGACCTGGCCGCTGACCGTCCTGCCGTTCTTCGAGAACCCGGACATCGTCAAGTACAACGGCGACCACTTCCCGTACTCGGTGCCGGGGAAGCTGGACGTGGCCCTGCGGCCGGCGCCGTTGCGCACCGGCTTCTGGCGCGCGGTCTACGCCGGGCACTTCCAGTACGCCGAGGAGAACTTCCTCAGCGCGTTGGGGCAACGTGCCGGGCTCGACCAGGTCGACCTGCGGCGTCGGCTGCTGCCCGCCGACTCACGGCTGCGACGGGCACTCGACGCGGCGGCGGCGCGGGCCGGCTCCGTGCGGCCGGGCTTCAGCCGTGGAGTGGCGTGCCACGACGACTACGGGTCCGTGATCGCGGTGATCGCGGACAGTTCCGAGGGCCGGGTCCGCAGGGTCACGGCGGCCGTCGACGTGGGTCCGGCGCTGCACCTGTCCGGGGTGCGGGCCCAGGTCGAGGGCGCGGTGATGGACGCGGTGTCGACCGTGTCCGGCGCGCAGATCACCGTGCGGGACGGTCGGGTCGTGCAGTCGTCGTTCCGCGACTACGCGTGGGCTCGGATCGACCGTGCGCCGGACATCGACGTGGTGATCGTGCCGTCGGACGCGCCGATCGGCGGGCTGGGCGAACTGGCCTACCCACCGGCGGCGGCGGCCATCGCGTCCGCCACCGGGCAGACCGTCACCGGGATGCCGGTGGGTGTCGAAGTGGGCTGA
- a CDS encoding (2Fe-2S)-binding protein, with translation MGRYRLHVNGERREVDLPAETPLLWALREQLGLLGPKYGCGVGACGACTSLVDGQAARPCVTTVAEAQGRRVTTIEGLSEDGDHPVQQAWLELDVAQCGYCQPGQIMSTVALLAVDPDPDDAAIDAALRDNVCRCGTYTRVRAAVKRAAQLKRGRQ, from the coding sequence GTGGGGCGATATCGTTTGCACGTCAACGGCGAGCGGCGCGAGGTGGATCTGCCCGCGGAGACACCACTGCTGTGGGCGTTACGGGAACAACTGGGGTTGCTCGGACCGAAGTACGGCTGCGGTGTGGGCGCGTGCGGGGCCTGTACGTCCCTTGTGGACGGTCAGGCGGCGCGGCCTTGCGTGACCACGGTGGCCGAGGCCCAGGGTAGGCGCGTCACGACCATCGAAGGGCTGTCCGAGGACGGCGACCACCCGGTGCAGCAGGCGTGGCTGGAGCTGGACGTCGCGCAGTGCGGCTACTGCCAGCCGGGTCAGATCATGTCGACGGTCGCGCTGCTCGCGGTCGACCCGGATCCGGACGACGCGGCGATCGACGCCGCCTTGCGGGACAACGTGTGCCGGTGTGGGACGTACACGCGGGTGCGTGCGGCCGTGAAGCGCGCCGCACAATTGAAGCGAGGTAGGCAGTGA
- a CDS encoding substrate-binding domain-containing protein: MRLAAQRRELILAAVRAHGVVRLADLVDQLGVTAVTVRRDVTALADRGLVSRVHGGITMPHHGDPPPSPRSAHTLVGMVAPSEEYYWPAVIQGAQAAVTAAGGRLALRTSCYDAAEDRRQVVKLLERGVQALLVAPSTTGAAGIDLLRWLSGLSAPVVLIERMPPAELPTIGLDAAVTDHALGAGLAVRHLATLGHRDVGLVLSRLSPHRAAIRDGWSAALTSLDLSSGGVPALDVPPYGTAGWAEACDDVLDRCVRAGVRALLVHADREAIGLLERARDRGLDVPGDLAVVSYDDEVAAASDPPLTAVRPQKHRLGALAAQLALARVADPLDRPVHRVTLWPSLTVRESCGTSQPPVGRTSAFVEPMND, translated from the coding sequence ATGCGATTGGCGGCGCAGCGGCGTGAACTGATCCTCGCGGCGGTGAGGGCGCACGGGGTGGTCCGTTTGGCGGATCTGGTGGACCAGTTGGGCGTGACGGCGGTGACGGTCCGCCGGGACGTGACCGCGCTGGCCGACCGTGGCCTGGTCTCCCGGGTGCACGGCGGCATCACCATGCCGCACCACGGCGATCCGCCGCCTTCACCCAGGTCGGCGCACACGCTGGTGGGCATGGTCGCGCCGTCCGAGGAGTACTACTGGCCGGCCGTGATCCAGGGCGCGCAGGCCGCCGTCACGGCCGCGGGCGGGCGGTTGGCGCTGCGCACGTCCTGCTACGACGCGGCCGAGGACCGGCGGCAGGTGGTGAAGCTGCTCGAACGCGGTGTGCAGGCCCTGCTGGTCGCGCCGAGCACCACCGGGGCCGCCGGGATCGACCTGCTGCGCTGGCTGAGCGGGTTGAGCGCGCCGGTCGTGCTGATCGAGCGGATGCCGCCGGCGGAGTTGCCGACGATCGGGCTGGACGCCGCCGTCACCGACCACGCGTTGGGCGCGGGACTGGCCGTGCGGCACCTGGCGACGTTGGGGCACCGCGATGTCGGTCTGGTGCTGTCGCGCCTCAGTCCGCACCGGGCGGCGATCCGGGACGGGTGGTCGGCGGCGTTGACGTCACTTGACCTGTCGTCGGGCGGGGTGCCGGCGCTGGACGTGCCGCCGTACGGGACGGCGGGGTGGGCGGAGGCGTGCGACGACGTGTTGGACCGGTGCGTGCGGGCGGGAGTGCGGGCGTTGCTGGTGCACGCCGACCGTGAGGCCATCGGCCTGCTGGAACGCGCCCGCGACCGGGGGTTGGACGTGCCGGGCGACCTGGCGGTGGTGTCGTACGACGACGAGGTGGCCGCCGCGTCCGACCCGCCGTTGACCGCCGTCCGGCCGCAGAAGCACCGGCTCGGCGCGCTGGCCGCGCAGTTGGCCCTGGCCCGGGTCGCCGATCCGCTGGACCGGCCGGTGCACCGGGTGACCCTGTGGCCGAGCCTGACCGTGCGGGAGTCGTGCGGCACGTCGCAACCGCCTGTTGGCCGAACCAGTGCCTTCGTCGAGCCCATGAACGACTGA
- a CDS encoding beta-1,6-galactanase, translated as MDSQGKVTRRTLFTAAGVTVAAGALGTGVAGADATVGVDPNADQGAWEGWGTSLAWWANVFGDRDDFADLFFTTKTVTYNGVALPGLGMNIARYNLGASSWNAIGNARMVASPNIPRFKQIEGFWQDWNNEDPASSAWNWNADAKQRAALVKATQRGAISELFANSPMWWMCLNHNPSGAADAGNNLQPWNHRQHALHLAATARRARDQWGVNFRTVDPFNEPSSPYWKADGKQEGCGIDATTQRSLLAHMRTELDRQGLGGVMVSASDETSYDLARTTWNSFDSGTKALVRQVNVHGYQGLNGRRDLLGNDVRAAGKILWNSEHGDSDGSGMNTARCLLMDFRWLKPTAWCYWQVMDPTAGWGLIRYDGSTLRAGAVETKLYVLAQFTRHIRPGMRIINTGVGYAVAAYDSAARKLVIVAANVGAAQTLTFDLSRFGQVPDGVVTRWSTLTSGSGDRYTRRQDLRTAGKLVRVPFAAGAVQTIEIEGVVR; from the coding sequence ATGGACTCACAGGGGAAGGTCACCCGAAGGACGCTGTTCACCGCGGCCGGGGTCACGGTCGCGGCCGGCGCCCTCGGCACCGGTGTGGCGGGGGCCGACGCGACCGTGGGTGTCGACCCGAACGCCGACCAGGGCGCGTGGGAGGGCTGGGGCACGTCGCTCGCGTGGTGGGCCAACGTGTTCGGCGACCGGGACGACTTCGCCGACCTGTTCTTCACCACCAAGACGGTGACGTACAACGGCGTCGCCCTGCCGGGTCTGGGCATGAACATCGCCCGCTACAACCTCGGCGCGTCCAGCTGGAACGCCATCGGCAACGCGCGCATGGTGGCCTCGCCGAACATCCCCCGGTTCAAGCAGATCGAGGGCTTCTGGCAGGACTGGAACAACGAGGACCCGGCCTCGTCCGCGTGGAACTGGAACGCCGACGCCAAGCAGCGCGCCGCCCTCGTCAAGGCGACCCAGCGCGGCGCGATCAGCGAGCTGTTCGCGAACTCTCCGATGTGGTGGATGTGTCTGAACCACAACCCGTCCGGCGCGGCGGACGCGGGCAACAACCTCCAGCCGTGGAACCACCGCCAGCACGCCCTCCACCTGGCCGCCACCGCACGCCGGGCCCGTGACCAGTGGGGCGTGAACTTCCGGACCGTCGACCCGTTCAACGAGCCGTCCTCGCCCTACTGGAAAGCCGATGGCAAGCAGGAGGGCTGCGGCATCGATGCCACCACGCAACGCAGCCTCCTGGCCCACATGCGCACCGAACTGGACCGGCAGGGCTTGGGCGGCGTGATGGTCTCGGCGTCCGACGAGACCAGCTACGACCTCGCCCGCACCACCTGGAACAGCTTCGACTCCGGCACCAAGGCGTTGGTGCGCCAGGTGAACGTGCACGGCTACCAGGGACTCAACGGCCGGCGCGACCTCCTGGGCAACGACGTCCGCGCGGCGGGCAAGATCCTCTGGAACTCCGAGCACGGCGACAGCGACGGTTCCGGCATGAACACGGCCCGCTGCCTGCTGATGGACTTCCGCTGGCTCAAGCCCACGGCCTGGTGCTACTGGCAGGTGATGGACCCGACCGCCGGCTGGGGCCTCATCCGGTACGACGGCAGCACCCTGCGTGCGGGCGCCGTGGAGACGAAGCTGTACGTGCTGGCGCAGTTCACCCGGCACATCCGGCCCGGGATGCGGATCATCAACACCGGTGTGGGCTACGCGGTCGCCGCGTACGACTCCGCCGCCCGGAAGCTCGTGATCGTGGCGGCCAACGTCGGCGCGGCGCAGACGTTGACGTTCGACCTGTCGCGGTTCGGCCAGGTGCCGGACGGCGTGGTGACCCGGTGGTCGACGCTCACGTCGGGCTCGGGGGACCGGTACACGCGGCGTCAGGACCTGCGGACGGCCGGCAAGCTCGTCCGCGTGCCGTTCGCGGCGGGCGCGGTGCAGACCATCGAGATCGAAGGAGTGGTCCGATGA
- a CDS encoding BNR repeat-containing protein, with amino-acid sequence MRASLVAVVALAASLIQPGVANAGPGVTLLSDTVLDQSALYFVSYDGLVNNNAFQDAMVTYNGHQYAAWYTSSRNAVVARRALGGSWEKAVLPHRLSTNDSHNVISLGISPQDGTLHVAMDTHNTRLYYSKSVAGLASQPGSHQWSSSVFGSVQRTLGGVELGNMTYPQFVVTPEGALQFSYRTGGSGNGVNELAEYTGGAWRRLGAWSSATGNYRAPNGVVSTTRNMYLHGLTYDRRGRLHVAFTWREGNAGMLCNSGGLTNHETGYVYSDDRGRTWRNAAGSVVGNTGGTRVSVNSPGLVADPLDPNHGLMNQEGQAADSTGTPHVVISYVPGRFTQCVSNYSQQRTQYGRTFHVVRNSNGTWTKREVPVAPGSTQRTKLVFDRSDNAYLVMPRGRIVSASKASGWTDWTLVFDRSSMNAFGEVNVDTSRMAADGVLSVQYQQRSSGTTPSPIRVADFRLG; translated from the coding sequence ATGAGGGCGTCGTTGGTAGCCGTGGTCGCGCTCGCCGCGTCCCTGATCCAGCCCGGGGTCGCGAACGCGGGGCCGGGCGTCACGCTGCTGTCCGACACGGTGCTGGACCAGTCGGCGCTGTACTTCGTGTCGTATGACGGGCTGGTCAACAACAACGCGTTCCAGGACGCGATGGTGACGTACAACGGCCACCAGTACGCGGCCTGGTACACGTCCAGCCGGAACGCGGTGGTGGCGCGGCGGGCGTTGGGCGGTAGCTGGGAGAAGGCCGTCCTGCCGCACCGGCTGAGCACCAACGACTCGCACAACGTGATCTCGCTGGGGATCTCGCCGCAGGACGGCACGCTGCACGTCGCGATGGACACGCACAACACGCGGCTGTACTACTCGAAGTCCGTCGCAGGGCTCGCGTCGCAGCCGGGTTCGCACCAGTGGTCGTCGTCGGTTTTCGGTTCCGTGCAGCGGACTCTGGGCGGCGTCGAGCTGGGCAACATGACGTACCCCCAGTTCGTCGTGACGCCCGAGGGCGCCTTGCAGTTCAGCTACCGGACCGGCGGGTCGGGCAACGGCGTGAACGAGCTGGCCGAGTACACGGGTGGCGCGTGGCGGCGGCTGGGCGCGTGGTCGTCGGCGACGGGCAACTACCGGGCGCCGAACGGGGTCGTGTCCACGACTCGCAACATGTACCTGCACGGCCTCACCTACGACCGGCGTGGACGGTTGCACGTCGCGTTCACGTGGCGTGAGGGCAACGCGGGAATGCTGTGCAACTCCGGTGGCCTGACCAACCACGAGACCGGTTACGTCTACAGCGATGACCGGGGACGGACCTGGCGCAACGCGGCCGGCAGCGTCGTCGGCAACACCGGTGGCACGAGGGTGTCGGTGAACTCGCCGGGCCTGGTGGCGGACCCGCTGGACCCGAACCACGGTCTGATGAACCAGGAGGGGCAGGCCGCCGACTCCACCGGCACACCGCACGTGGTGATCAGCTACGTGCCGGGCAGGTTCACGCAGTGCGTGTCGAACTACTCGCAGCAGCGCACGCAGTACGGCCGGACGTTCCACGTCGTGCGGAACTCGAACGGCACGTGGACCAAGCGCGAGGTGCCCGTGGCGCCAGGCAGCACCCAGCGCACCAAACTCGTCTTCGACCGCTCCGACAACGCCTACCTGGTGATGCCGCGCGGCCGGATCGTGTCGGCCAGCAAAGCCAGCGGGTGGACCGACTGGACCCTCGTCTTCGACCGGTCGTCGATGAACGCGTTCGGCGAGGTCAACGTCGACACGTCCCGGATGGCGGCCGACGGAGTCCTGTCGGTGCAGTACCAACAACGCTCCAGCGGCACCACACCGTCACCGATCCGGGTAGCCGACTTCCGGCTCGGCTGA
- a CDS encoding glycosyltransferase: MRVLLTFAGGLGHFQPLIPLASAVATAGHTVAFAAGPALRQAIEAAGFTAFAVGDGGDEVPERRPLLAPDREREERDLRDGFVRHGAAHRLPLYLGLFGEWRPDVVVCEETDFGSVLAAEKLGLPYANAQVIASGSFVRPAVIGEAIAELRAEHGLSPDPNLAMLHRHLVLSPFPPSFRDPAFPLPHTAFPIRPPVGPRARSESPTVYFTLGTVFNTESGDLFARVLAGLSDLPVDVIATVGRHIDPAEFGEQRPGVRVARYLPQSEVLPRCDLVISHGGSGSVIGALAHGLPTVLLPMGADQPHNAEQCVRLGVGKELHPVTVTPRDVRAAVTEVLADPGYRKAAERVREEMLQLPEPAAAVPLLERLVADELSDPVGRIKNRAAGR; this comes from the coding sequence ATGCGCGTGCTGTTGACGTTCGCCGGTGGGCTGGGCCACTTCCAACCGCTGATCCCGCTCGCGTCGGCCGTTGCCACCGCCGGTCACACGGTCGCGTTCGCGGCCGGTCCGGCTCTGCGGCAGGCGATCGAGGCGGCCGGGTTCACCGCGTTCGCGGTGGGTGACGGAGGCGACGAGGTCCCGGAACGCCGTCCCCTGCTGGCGCCCGACCGGGAACGGGAGGAGCGCGACCTGCGTGACGGCTTCGTCCGCCACGGGGCCGCCCACCGCCTGCCGCTGTACCTGGGCCTGTTCGGCGAGTGGCGGCCGGATGTCGTGGTCTGCGAGGAGACGGACTTCGGCAGCGTGCTCGCCGCCGAGAAGCTGGGACTGCCGTACGCGAACGCGCAGGTGATCGCGTCGGGTTCGTTCGTGCGGCCGGCGGTGATCGGCGAGGCGATCGCCGAGTTGCGCGCCGAGCACGGCCTGTCCCCCGACCCCAACCTGGCCATGCTGCACCGGCACCTGGTGCTCTCGCCGTTCCCGCCCAGCTTCCGCGATCCCGCGTTCCCGTTGCCGCACACCGCTTTCCCGATCCGCCCGCCGGTCGGTCCGCGGGCCAGGTCGGAGTCGCCCACGGTCTACTTCACCTTGGGCACGGTGTTCAACACCGAGTCCGGCGACCTGTTCGCCCGCGTGCTGGCCGGGCTGAGCGACCTGCCGGTCGACGTGATCGCCACGGTCGGCAGGCACATCGATCCGGCCGAGTTCGGCGAGCAGCGGCCAGGGGTGCGCGTCGCCCGTTACCTACCGCAGTCCGAGGTGCTGCCGCGCTGCGACCTGGTGATCTCGCACGGCGGGTCGGGCAGCGTCATCGGCGCGCTGGCGCACGGGCTGCCGACGGTGCTGCTGCCGATGGGCGCGGACCAGCCGCACAACGCCGAGCAGTGCGTGCGGCTCGGGGTGGGGAAGGAACTGCACCCGGTCACCGTGACGCCGCGGGACGTGCGTGCGGCGGTGACGGAGGTGTTGGCCGATCCGGGTTACCGGAAGGCGGCCGAACGGGTGCGGGAGGAGATGCTCCAGTTGCCGGAGCCTGCGGCGGCCGTGCCACTGCTGGAGCGCCTCGTCGCGGACGAGTTGTCGGACCCCGTCGGCAGGATCAAGAACCGGGCAGCCGGCCGATGA
- a CDS encoding aminoglycoside phosphotransferase family protein produces the protein MSGVTVPAAFAEATISREGAAGREWVESLPASAAEFLDRWSCTVSGPTMHGFVGVVIPVVRADGSEAVLKLGFPLSRNAAEPVALAAWNGNGAVRLLERDDSRSAMLLERLRPLAEPPSAPFTAVGRLARRLAIAAPPGVFSLADKALEWAVDVPAHAARLGSPLPARVVDAAVANARDLTVDQGVLVHGDLHFGNIMCDDDGLRAVDPTGLVGDPAFELLPLLRGDWFAVMGEADLSTAVERRIAEFAEAAEVDRERVRRWTQARAAESALWSRTLREPAVITEVVDTLATLLM, from the coding sequence ATGAGCGGGGTGACCGTTCCGGCGGCGTTCGCCGAGGCGACGATCAGCCGTGAGGGCGCGGCGGGCCGGGAGTGGGTCGAGTCGCTGCCCGCGTCGGCCGCGGAGTTCCTGGACCGGTGGTCCTGCACGGTGTCCGGGCCGACGATGCACGGCTTCGTCGGCGTGGTGATCCCGGTCGTCCGCGCGGACGGGTCCGAGGCCGTGCTGAAGCTCGGGTTCCCGCTGTCCCGCAACGCGGCGGAACCGGTGGCGCTGGCGGCGTGGAACGGCAACGGCGCGGTGCGTCTGCTGGAACGCGACGACAGCCGGTCCGCCATGCTGCTGGAGCGGTTGCGGCCCTTGGCGGAGCCTCCGTCCGCGCCGTTCACCGCGGTCGGCCGACTCGCCCGTCGACTGGCGATCGCCGCGCCGCCCGGTGTGTTTTCGTTGGCCGACAAGGCGCTGGAGTGGGCGGTGGACGTGCCCGCGCACGCCGCGCGGCTGGGCTCACCGTTGCCGGCGCGAGTGGTCGACGCCGCCGTTGCCAATGCCCGTGACCTCACGGTCGATCAGGGCGTCCTGGTGCACGGCGACCTGCACTTCGGCAACATCATGTGCGACGACGACGGGTTGCGTGCCGTCGATCCGACCGGGCTGGTCGGTGACCCGGCGTTCGAACTGCTCCCCCTCCTGCGTGGCGACTGGTTCGCGGTCATGGGCGAAGCCGACCTGAGCACGGCGGTGGAACGGCGGATCGCGGAGTTCGCGGAGGCTGCCGAGGTGGACCGTGAACGGGTTCGTCGGTGGACGCAGGCGCGGGCTGCGGAGTCCGCGCTGTGGTCACGCACCCTGCGCGAGCCGGCCGTGATCACCGAGGTGGTCGACACCCTGGCCACGCTGCTGATGTGA